One window from the genome of Paracoccus zhejiangensis encodes:
- a CDS encoding FAD-binding oxidoreductase — translation MPIPDSVLAELQSLLGARLSVTQVDRDQHGASESYHSAPPPDAVAWPETTEEVSAILRLCNAHLVPVIGWGTGTSLEGHALAVKGGITLDMSRMNKVLEIRAEDMQVSIQPGLTREELNTELRATGLFFPVDPGANASLGGMAATRASGTTAVRYGTMRDNVLALEVVLADGRVMRTGTRAAKSSAGYDLTALMVGSEGTLGIITELTLRLHGQPEKIAAAVCAFPTLEGAVDCVTATIQSGIPMARIEFIDEVSVRAFNSYAKRDFPEQPHLLIEFNGSEASVAADAESFGALAEEFGGQGFQWAATPEERNALWKMRHQAYPAQLSVRPGSTAMVTDICVPMSKLAEAVAAAHEDIAADGMVGPILGHVGDGNFHSALLVEPGNEDELKRAKALARRMAERALAVGGTISGEHGVGIGKRALMAEEHGEAWAVMGVIKAALDPNNILNPGKLVPDRG, via the coding sequence ATGCCGATCCCCGATTCCGTCCTTGCCGAATTGCAGTCCCTTCTGGGTGCGCGGCTCTCTGTCACCCAGGTCGACCGCGACCAGCATGGCGCCTCGGAAAGCTATCACAGCGCGCCGCCGCCCGATGCGGTGGCCTGGCCCGAGACGACCGAGGAGGTCTCGGCGATCCTCCGGCTCTGCAATGCGCATCTGGTGCCGGTGATCGGCTGGGGCACCGGCACCTCGCTGGAAGGTCACGCGCTGGCGGTCAAGGGCGGGATCACGCTGGACATGAGCCGGATGAACAAGGTGCTGGAGATCCGGGCCGAGGACATGCAGGTCTCGATCCAGCCCGGTCTGACGCGCGAGGAGCTGAACACCGAGCTGCGCGCCACCGGGCTGTTCTTCCCCGTCGATCCCGGCGCCAACGCGAGCCTTGGCGGCATGGCCGCCACGCGGGCCAGCGGCACGACGGCGGTGCGCTATGGCACCATGCGCGACAATGTCCTGGCGCTCGAGGTGGTGCTGGCCGATGGCCGCGTCATGCGCACCGGCACGCGGGCGGCGAAATCCAGTGCCGGCTATGACCTGACGGCGCTGATGGTCGGCTCGGAAGGGACGCTGGGGATCATCACCGAACTGACCCTGCGCCTGCATGGCCAGCCCGAGAAGATCGCCGCCGCCGTCTGCGCCTTCCCGACGCTGGAGGGGGCGGTCGATTGCGTCACCGCCACCATCCAGTCGGGCATCCCGATGGCCCGGATCGAGTTCATCGACGAGGTGTCGGTCCGCGCCTTCAACAGCTATGCCAAGCGCGATTTCCCCGAACAGCCGCATTTGCTGATCGAGTTCAACGGCAGCGAGGCGAGCGTGGCCGCCGATGCCGAAAGCTTCGGCGCGCTGGCCGAGGAATTCGGCGGGCAGGGTTTCCAATGGGCTGCGACGCCCGAGGAACGGAACGCGCTGTGGAAGATGCGCCACCAGGCCTATCCGGCGCAGCTGTCAGTGCGCCCGGGCAGCACGGCCATGGTGACGGATATCTGCGTGCCGATGTCGAAACTGGCCGAAGCCGTCGCCGCCGCGCATGAGGATATCGCCGCGGACGGCATGGTCGGCCCGATCCTCGGCCATGTCGGCGACGGCAATTTCCACTCGGCCCTGCTGGTCGAGCCGGGCAACGAGGACGAACTGAAGCGCGCCAAGGCGCTGGCCCGGCGCATGGCCGAGCGGGCGCTGGCGGTCGGCGGTACGATCAGCGGCGAGCATGGCGTGGGCATCGGCAAGCGCGCGCTGATGGCCGAGGAGCATGGCGAGGCCTGGGCGGTGATGGGCGTCATCAAGGCAGCGCTGGACCCGAACAACATCCTCAACCCGGGGAAGCTGGTGCCGGATAGGGGCTGA
- a CDS encoding CPBP family intramembrane glutamic endopeptidase: MAADASVAIGSRRWLWVEFAALYIGAPLAIALCLPPERMFTALFLFSLVGLVLLWRTGGFQWRNLVRGRRMPWHEIAGIALATLVAGVVILSISRPEAMFGILRTRPEFLLLIWALYPILSALPQELIFRPLFFHRYGALLPQGKAGIAVNAAVFSFAHLMYWSWIVAIMTFIGGWFFARAYLRHGFPAAWMLHAVAGNMLFAVGMGYYFYSGNVVRPF; the protein is encoded by the coding sequence ATGGCTGCAGACGCATCTGTCGCGATAGGCTCGCGACGCTGGCTTTGGGTTGAATTTGCGGCGCTCTATATCGGGGCGCCGCTGGCCATTGCCCTCTGCCTGCCGCCCGAGCGGATGTTCACGGCGCTGTTCCTCTTCAGTCTCGTCGGCCTCGTGCTTCTGTGGCGCACCGGCGGCTTCCAGTGGCGCAACCTGGTCCGTGGCCGGCGGATGCCCTGGCACGAGATCGCCGGGATCGCGCTGGCCACGCTGGTCGCCGGGGTGGTGATCCTGTCCATCTCGCGCCCCGAGGCGATGTTCGGCATCCTGCGCACGCGGCCGGAATTCCTGCTGCTGATCTGGGCGCTCTATCCGATCCTGTCGGCGCTGCCGCAGGAGTTGATCTTCCGGCCGCTGTTCTTCCATCGCTACGGCGCGCTTCTGCCGCAGGGCAAGGCGGGCATCGCGGTGAATGCGGCGGTGTTTTCCTTCGCCCATCTGATGTACTGGTCCTGGATCGTGGCGATCATGACCTTCATCGGCGGCTGGTTCTTTGCCCGCGCCTATCTGCGCCACGGCTTCCCCGCCGCATGGATGCTGCATGCGGTCGCGGGCAACATGCTGTTCGCGGTCGGCATGGGCTATTACTTCTACAGCGGCAACGTGGTGCGACCGTTCTGA
- a CDS encoding glycosyltransferase: protein MTSERISQFSHPVEWRSGYRIAPGLRAELPARAERAFVTLVTNADYLPGAEALVRSLRLSGTDADIAVMHRHIPAEGLARLRALGARLIEADLLPTSEGFDALHARDALHARAAFTRGSKPDFHTPLDNFVKLRLWQLDYARCVFIDADAVVLRPVDKLFDFPEFCAAPNVYDGLDGFHRMNSGVFTARPDAETFRRMLARLDRPGLFWPRTDQTFLQEYFPDWHGLPIQYNLLQYVWMNLPDLWSWNDIHILHFQYEKPWDDHAKSAELAPLIALWRQIAEGGPIPDLAAQQRPAA, encoded by the coding sequence ATGACATCTGAACGTATCAGCCAGTTCTCTCATCCGGTCGAATGGCGCAGCGGCTACCGCATCGCGCCGGGCCTTCGTGCCGAATTGCCGGCCCGGGCAGAGCGCGCTTTTGTCACGCTGGTGACGAATGCCGATTACCTTCCCGGGGCCGAGGCGCTGGTCCGCTCGCTGCGGTTGTCGGGCACCGATGCCGACATCGCGGTGATGCATCGCCATATCCCGGCCGAGGGGCTGGCGCGGCTGCGCGCGCTTGGCGCGCGGCTGATCGAGGCCGATCTTCTCCCCACCAGCGAGGGGTTCGACGCCCTTCACGCCCGCGATGCGCTGCACGCCCGCGCCGCCTTCACCCGCGGCAGCAAACCCGATTTCCACACGCCCCTGGACAATTTCGTCAAGCTGCGGCTGTGGCAGCTGGATTACGCCCGCTGCGTCTTCATCGATGCCGATGCGGTGGTGCTGCGGCCGGTGGACAAGCTGTTCGATTTCCCCGAGTTTTGCGCCGCGCCGAATGTCTATGACGGGCTGGATGGGTTCCACCGGATGAATTCCGGCGTCTTCACCGCCCGCCCCGATGCCGAGACCTTCCGCCGGATGCTGGCGCGTCTGGACCGGCCCGGCCTCTTCTGGCCGCGCACCGACCAGACCTTCCTGCAGGAGTATTTCCCCGACTGGCACGGCCTGCCGATCCAGTACAACCTCTTGCAATATGTCTGGATGAACCTGCCCGACCTTTGGAGCTGGAACGACATCCACATCCTGCATTTCCAGTATGAAAAGCCCTGGGACGATCACGCCAAATCGGCCGAACTGGCCCCGCTGATCGCGCTTTGGCGGCAGATCGCCGAGGGCGGGCCAATCCCGGACCTCGCCGCCCAGCAACGCCCGGCCGCGTGA
- a CDS encoding DUF1501 domain-containing protein: MLSRRLFLKSTALIGCSAAAHPLLSSMSFAAAPGENRLVVIILRGAMDGLDVLQPYGDPELARLRPTLAMGPAKGALDLDGFYALHPGLSALYPLWQAGELGFVPAVSTPYRDKRSHFDGQDLLEAGTGNDLPVRFRQGGWLNRLLQAMPGAMSETAYSVGVEEMLILSGKAPARSWAPDAELELSPQAQLLLDHLYHEDALFRDAAAEANQIAAETMQPERRSRADAAGLGRFAATRLNGETRIASFSVAGWDSHANQPAVIGKAMTRLSDAILALREGLGANWAKTTVLAMTEFGRTARQNGSNGTDHGTGGAMLMAGGAIRGGRVIGDWPGLGEGDLYAGRDLMPLRDVRAHAAWAMAGLYGIPRNQLETSIFPGLDMGDDPRILA, from the coding sequence ATGCTGAGCCGCCGGCTGTTTCTGAAATCCACCGCCCTGATCGGCTGTTCCGCCGCCGCCCATCCCTTGCTCAGCAGCATGAGCTTTGCCGCCGCCCCGGGCGAGAACCGGCTGGTCGTCATCATCCTGCGCGGGGCGATGGACGGGCTGGATGTCTTGCAGCCCTATGGCGACCCGGAACTGGCGCGCCTCCGCCCGACGCTGGCGATGGGGCCGGCCAAAGGGGCGCTGGATCTCGATGGCTTCTATGCGCTGCATCCGGGCCTCTCGGCGCTTTACCCGCTGTGGCAGGCGGGCGAGCTGGGCTTCGTGCCGGCGGTCTCGACCCCCTACCGCGACAAGCGCAGCCATTTCGATGGGCAGGACCTCTTGGAGGCCGGAACCGGCAATGACCTGCCGGTGCGCTTCCGCCAGGGTGGCTGGCTGAACCGGCTGTTGCAGGCGATGCCGGGGGCAATGTCCGAGACCGCCTATTCGGTCGGGGTCGAGGAGATGTTGATCCTGTCGGGCAAGGCACCGGCACGCAGCTGGGCGCCCGATGCCGAGCTGGAGCTGTCGCCGCAGGCGCAGCTGCTGCTGGATCACCTCTATCACGAGGACGCGCTGTTCCGCGACGCGGCGGCAGAGGCGAACCAGATCGCCGCCGAGACCATGCAGCCCGAACGGCGCAGCCGCGCCGATGCCGCCGGGCTGGGGCGCTTCGCGGCCACGCGGCTGAACGGCGAGACCCGGATCGCCAGCTTCTCGGTCGCCGGATGGGACAGCCATGCCAACCAGCCCGCCGTGATCGGCAAGGCGATGACGCGGCTGTCGGATGCGATCCTTGCGCTGCGCGAGGGGCTGGGGGCGAACTGGGCCAAGACCACGGTGCTGGCGATGACCGAGTTCGGCCGCACCGCGCGGCAGAACGGCTCGAACGGCACCGATCACGGCACCGGCGGCGCGATGCTGATGGCGGGGGGCGCGATCCGCGGCGGCCGGGTCATCGGCGACTGGCCGGGGCTGGGCGAGGGCGATCTTTATGCCGGGCGCGACCTGATGCCCCTGCGCGATGTGCGCGCCCATGCGGCCTGGGCCATGGCGGGCCTCTATGGCATCCCGCGCAACCAGCTGGAGACCAGCATCTTTCCGGGTCTGGACATGGGGGACGATCCGCGCATTCTGGCCTGA
- a CDS encoding VOC family protein — protein MASVTGIGGFFFRARDPEALAAWYDRHLGIGWLGEGPWQQAAGPTILAPFRHDTDYFPADRRWLLNLRVDDLAGMIARLQAAGIAVETRPEEWDSEVGTFARIHDPEGNPIELWQPRA, from the coding sequence ATGGCCAGCGTAACCGGCATCGGCGGCTTCTTCTTTCGCGCCCGCGACCCTGAGGCGCTGGCCGCCTGGTATGACCGGCACCTGGGCATCGGCTGGCTGGGGGAGGGGCCGTGGCAGCAGGCGGCGGGTCCGACCATCCTTGCGCCCTTCCGCCACGATACCGACTATTTCCCCGCCGACCGGCGATGGCTGCTGAACCTGCGGGTGGACGATCTGGCCGGCATGATCGCCCGGTTGCAGGCCGCCGGCATCGCGGTCGAGACCCGGCCCGAGGAATGGGACAGCGAGGTCGGGACTTTCGCGCGAATCCACGATCCCGAGGGCAATCCGATCGAACTTTGGCAGCCGCGCGCTTGA
- a CDS encoding DUF1800 domain-containing protein, with amino-acid sequence MSVSFPELAAIRLGYGLSPLMPPPATPGEVLDSVAAAAPGPEAVTLEQAREVIGRHLALGRNRMDSGSEGQAEFRALNRELALMPMVELRQRLARAVDAPAGFGERLVQFWSDHFTTRSNATNTHHLRLAFIDEAIRPHLGGRFEAMLIAANTHPMMLRYLDQGRSIGPNSRAARNNPNRRMGLNENLARETIELHTLGVDAGYDQDDVRQLAELLTGLVFRPKTDELFLKNWAEPGAETVLGRSYGGDGPARIEDIHAVLTDLARHPDTARHLARKLAVHFVADEPSPALVDELAATWGESGGDLSQVYAVLVGHPDLAAQFRQKVRQPFDYLASTLRALGVSGQAILAIEPRRIRNDFGAALTRMGQPWYQPVGPDGWAEPAADWITPQGLAARIEFSLKQPSRLVETLPDPRDFLHTALGSTAGEALNWAVPKAESAREGVAMVLASNDFNRR; translated from the coding sequence ATGTCGGTTTCCTTTCCCGAACTTGCGGCCATAAGGCTGGGATATGGCCTGTCGCCGCTGATGCCGCCGCCCGCGACCCCGGGCGAGGTGCTGGACAGCGTGGCCGCCGCCGCGCCCGGGCCTGAGGCGGTGACGCTCGAACAGGCGCGCGAGGTGATTGGCCGGCATTTGGCCCTTGGCCGGAACCGCATGGACAGCGGCAGCGAGGGGCAGGCAGAGTTTCGCGCCCTGAACCGGGAACTGGCGCTGATGCCGATGGTCGAGCTGCGCCAGCGGTTGGCCCGCGCGGTGGATGCCCCTGCCGGTTTCGGCGAGCGGCTGGTGCAGTTCTGGTCCGATCACTTCACCACCCGTTCGAACGCCACCAACACCCACCATCTGCGCCTGGCCTTCATCGACGAGGCCATCCGGCCGCATCTCGGCGGGCGGTTCGAGGCGATGCTGATCGCCGCCAACACCCATCCGATGATGCTGCGCTACCTCGACCAGGGCCGCTCGATCGGGCCCAATTCCCGCGCTGCGCGAAACAACCCGAACCGCAGGATGGGCCTGAACGAGAACCTTGCCCGCGAGACGATCGAGCTGCACACGCTTGGCGTCGATGCGGGCTATGACCAGGACGATGTGCGGCAGCTGGCGGAATTGCTGACCGGGCTGGTGTTTCGGCCCAAGACCGACGAGCTGTTCCTGAAGAACTGGGCCGAGCCGGGGGCCGAAACCGTGCTGGGCCGCAGCTATGGCGGCGACGGCCCGGCGCGGATCGAGGATATCCATGCGGTGCTGACCGATCTGGCGCGCCATCCCGACACCGCCCGCCACCTCGCGCGGAAGCTAGCGGTGCATTTCGTCGCCGACGAGCCCAGCCCGGCACTGGTGGATGAGCTGGCTGCCACCTGGGGCGAGAGCGGCGGCGATCTGTCGCAGGTCTATGCGGTGCTGGTCGGCCATCCCGATCTGGCTGCCCAGTTCCGCCAGAAGGTGCGCCAGCCCTTCGACTATCTGGCCAGCACTTTGCGCGCGCTTGGCGTGTCGGGGCAGGCGATCCTCGCCATCGAACCGCGGCGGATCAGGAACGATTTCGGCGCCGCGCTGACCCGGATGGGTCAGCCCTGGTACCAGCCGGTCGGTCCCGATGGCTGGGCCGAACCGGCCGCCGACTGGATCACCCCGCAGGGGCTGGCGGCGCGGATCGAGTTCTCGCTGAAGCAGCCTTCGCGACTGGTCGAGACATTGCCCGACCCGCGCGATTTCCTGCACACGGCGCTGGGGTCGACCGCCGGCGAGGCGCTGAACTGGGCCGTTCCCAAGGCGGAATCGGCGCGCGAGGGGGTGGCGATGGTGCTGGCCTCGAACGACTTCAACAGGCGATAG
- the aspS gene encoding aspartate--tRNA ligase, producing MHAYRSHTCAELTAANAGETIRLSGWVHRVRDHGGVLFVDLRDHYGMTQVIADSDSPAFAAMEKLKAETVIRVDGRVKLRDASLINPKLPTGEIEVYATGLEVLGPADELPLPVFGDQEYPEETRLAYRFLDLRRESLHQNIMLRSKVVRSIRNRMWDQGFTEFQTPIITASSPEGARDFLVPSRLHPGKFYALPQAPQQFKQLIMVAGFDRYFQIAPCFRDEDPRADRSPTDFYQLDVEMSFVEQEDVFNTIQPVIQGLFEEFGNGRPVDVNWPRIPYAEALKKYGSDKPDLRNPIEMQDVSDHFRGSGFGIFAKLLEQEGTEVRAIPAPTGGSRKFADRMNAFAQKEGLPGMGYIFWRKAEDGSTEAAGPIAKALGAEPTEAIRLQLGLGEGDAAFFLGGKAEQFEPVAGRARNEIGRELGLTQENQFKFAWIVDFPMYEKTDEGKIDFSHNPFSMPQGGLEALNGDPLAVKGYQYDLACNGYELISGAIRNHKPEIMFKAFELAGYGHDEVEKRFGGMVKAFRYGAPPHGGCAAGIDRIVMLLADEVNIRQVIMFPMNQRAEDLMMGAPSEPTNEQMRELRLRALPKE from the coding sequence ATGCACGCCTATCGCAGCCATACCTGCGCCGAACTGACCGCCGCCAATGCCGGGGAAACCATCCGCCTGTCGGGCTGGGTTCATCGCGTGCGCGATCATGGGGGCGTGCTGTTCGTCGACCTGCGCGACCATTACGGCATGACCCAGGTCATCGCCGACAGCGATAGCCCGGCCTTTGCCGCGATGGAGAAGCTGAAGGCCGAGACCGTCATCCGCGTCGATGGCCGGGTCAAGCTGCGCGATGCCAGCCTGATCAACCCCAAGCTGCCGACCGGCGAGATCGAGGTCTATGCCACCGGGCTGGAGGTGCTGGGCCCCGCCGACGAGCTGCCGCTGCCGGTCTTCGGCGATCAGGAATATCCCGAGGAAACGCGCCTCGCCTATCGCTTCCTCGACCTGCGCCGCGAAAGCCTGCACCAGAACATCATGCTGCGCTCGAAGGTCGTCCGCTCGATCCGCAACCGCATGTGGGATCAGGGCTTTACCGAGTTCCAAACCCCGATCATCACCGCGTCTTCCCCCGAGGGCGCGCGCGACTTCCTCGTGCCCTCGCGCCTGCATCCGGGCAAGTTCTATGCCCTGCCGCAGGCCCCCCAGCAGTTCAAGCAGCTGATCATGGTCGCGGGCTTCGACCGCTATTTCCAGATCGCGCCCTGCTTCCGCGACGAGGATCCGCGTGCCGACCGCTCGCCCACCGATTTCTACCAGCTCGATGTCGAGATGTCCTTTGTCGAGCAGGAGGATGTGTTCAACACCATCCAGCCGGTCATCCAGGGCCTGTTCGAGGAATTCGGCAATGGTCGCCCGGTCGATGTCAACTGGCCGCGCATCCCCTATGCCGAGGCGCTAAAGAAATACGGTTCCGACAAGCCCGACCTGCGCAACCCGATCGAGATGCAGGATGTGAGCGATCACTTCCGCGGCTCGGGCTTTGGCATCTTCGCCAAGCTGCTGGAACAGGAGGGCACCGAGGTCCGCGCCATTCCCGCGCCGACCGGCGGCTCCCGCAAGTTCGCCGACCGGATGAACGCCTTCGCGCAGAAAGAGGGCCTGCCGGGCATGGGTTACATCTTCTGGCGCAAGGCCGAGGATGGCTCGACCGAGGCCGCCGGCCCGATCGCCAAGGCATTGGGGGCGGAGCCGACCGAGGCGATCCGCCTGCAGCTGGGTCTGGGCGAGGGTGATGCCGCCTTCTTCCTTGGCGGCAAGGCCGAGCAGTTTGAACCCGTCGCCGGCCGCGCCCGGAACGAGATCGGTCGCGAACTGGGTCTGACGCAGGAAAACCAGTTCAAATTCGCCTGGATCGTCGATTTCCCGATGTATGAGAAGACCGACGAGGGCAAGATCGACTTCAGCCACAACCCCTTCTCGATGCCGCAGGGCGGTCTTGAGGCGTTGAACGGCGATCCGCTGGCAGTGAAAGGCTATCAATACGATCTGGCCTGCAACGGCTACGAGCTGATTTCCGGCGCGATCCGCAACCACAAGCCCGAGATCATGTTCAAGGCCTTCGAACTGGCGGGTTACGGCCATGACGAGGTGGAAAAGCGGTTCGGCGGCATGGTCAAGGCCTTCCGCTATGGCGCCCCGCCGCACGGGGGCTGCGCGGCCGGGATCGACCGGATCGTGATGCTTCTGGCGGACGAGGTGAACATCCGTCAGGTCATCATGTTCCCGATGAACCAGCGGGCCGAGGATCTGATGATGGGCGCGCCGTCCGAGCCCACCAACGAACAGATGCGCGAACTGCGCCTGCGCGCCCTGCCGAAAGAGTGA
- a CDS encoding NAD-dependent epimerase/dehydratase family protein: MRIALTGASGIVGGFLARGVRAAGHDLNPLPGYRLGDAPDLSGHDALIHAAFAHAPGRYRGGEGDDPEGFLHLNLDGTLRLFRAAAAAGVARIVFLSSRAVHDGRPAGTLLTDDLPPAPTTLYGEVKAQAEAALAALPLHAVSLRATGVYGPGKGNKWREMFADYLAGRPVPSRVATEVHGDDLASAALLALRDDAPASLNVSDLVLDHHDLLAEVARLTDCRHPLPPRADASALRIADCSGLVALGWRPGRMDLLRATLPRLLDQSPEV; the protein is encoded by the coding sequence ATGCGGATCGCGCTGACCGGGGCCAGCGGCATCGTCGGCGGCTTTCTGGCCCGAGGGGTCCGCGCCGCCGGTCACGATTTGAACCCCCTGCCCGGCTACCGACTTGGCGATGCCCCGGACCTCTCGGGCCATGACGCGCTGATCCATGCCGCCTTCGCCCATGCGCCCGGCCGCTATCGCGGTGGCGAGGGCGATGATCCCGAGGGTTTTCTGCACCTGAACCTCGACGGGACTTTGCGCCTCTTCCGGGCGGCGGCAGCGGCTGGTGTGGCCCGGATCGTCTTCCTGTCCTCGCGGGCGGTGCATGACGGGCGTCCGGCCGGGACGCTGCTGACCGACGACTTGCCGCCCGCGCCGACCACGCTCTATGGCGAGGTGAAGGCACAGGCCGAGGCGGCCCTGGCCGCATTGCCGCTGCACGCGGTCTCGCTGCGGGCGACCGGCGTCTATGGCCCCGGCAAGGGCAACAAGTGGCGCGAAATGTTCGCGGATTACCTGGCCGGGCGTCCGGTGCCGTCGCGCGTGGCGACCGAGGTGCATGGCGATGACCTGGCCTCCGCCGCGCTGCTGGCGCTGCGCGACGATGCCCCGGCGAGCCTGAACGTCAGCGATCTCGTGCTGGACCATCACGACCTGCTGGCCGAGGTCGCCCGGCTGACCGATTGCCGCCATCCGCTGCCGCCCCGCGCCGATGCCTCGGCCCTGCGGATCGCCGATTGCAGCGGTCTCGTGGCGCTTGGCTGGCGGCCCGGCAGGATGGATTTGTTGCGTGCCACCCTGCCAAGGCTGCTGGACCAAAGCCCGGAAGTGTGA
- a CDS encoding glycoside hydrolase family 25 protein, producing MKFLVKLIMAMMLVTMVVSCGRTPSRGGGGGAVYVGGNTPQLGDSDPHIWRSGHPYGHQVHGIDISRWQGDINWAQVRGAGISFAFIKATEGGDHSDPNFQRYWREAGAARIPRGAYHYFYFCRSGAEQAAWFIRNVPRERGALPPVIDLEWTNSRTCPRRPPPHEVKREAEIFMQIVGQHYGQRPLIYTTVDFYKDNQLGTMRAEFWLRSVADHPRARYPGQRWTFWQYTGTGIVPGIRGDVDLNAFAGSSADWARWLQTHLSR from the coding sequence ATGAAATTTCTGGTAAAACTGATCATGGCCATGATGCTGGTGACGATGGTCGTCAGCTGTGGCCGCACGCCGTCGCGCGGCGGAGGGGGCGGGGCCGTCTATGTCGGCGGCAATACGCCGCAGCTGGGCGACAGCGATCCGCATATCTGGCGCTCGGGCCATCCCTATGGCCACCAGGTCCACGGCATCGACATCTCGCGCTGGCAGGGCGACATCAACTGGGCGCAGGTGCGCGGCGCCGGGATCAGCTTTGCCTTCATCAAGGCGACCGAGGGTGGCGATCACAGCGACCCGAACTTCCAGCGCTACTGGCGCGAGGCCGGCGCGGCCCGCATCCCGCGCGGCGCCTATCATTATTTCTACTTCTGCCGCTCGGGCGCCGAGCAGGCGGCCTGGTTCATCCGCAACGTCCCGCGTGAACGCGGCGCGTTGCCGCCGGTCATCGACCTGGAATGGACCAATTCGCGCACCTGCCCGCGCCGCCCGCCGCCGCACGAGGTCAAGCGCGAGGCCGAGATCTTCATGCAGATCGTCGGCCAGCACTACGGCCAGCGTCCGCTGATCTATACCACGGTCGACTTCTACAAGGACAACCAGCTGGGCACGATGCGGGCCGAGTTCTGGCTGCGCTCGGTTGCCGATCATCCCCGCGCGCGCTATCCCGGTCAGCGCTGGACCTTCTGGCAATATACCGGCACCGGCATCGTTCCGGGCATCCGCGGCGACGTGGACCTGAACGCCTTTGCCGGGTCGAGCGCGGATTGGGCAAGATGGCTGCAGACGCATCTGTCGCGATAG